A genomic stretch from Polyangium spumosum includes:
- a CDS encoding tetratricopeptide repeat protein has translation MTTFEGRKGAWEALRRHDPAKARDATQALDAARLAFRLGDRRLVDAWIGRALALASAEGPAHAAKVHLAAASLDQRAGRFSGCLRHLERALALAPEDPALRERGAELLRAFGAPADKRFSCNYITSEPDARGAEADALLRRAREKSASGDPRGAIRDLLAAKHIADEPRSFVIDLELVALGRRHFGFLDVEALTTLGRGPDKPSPRAAIERALHRRFVAPALDHAARIANRAWDGLPEAALAPLRRGLGDTFREEEGELPAPRDGRLRLLARLFPEAILARLGEGRPIPIRSSARHRAKVLQWSIRGRPAAEVLGEFDAILRDHPRSHHPHAYRGELLLWLGRTDEAEEDFRRGLLIQPRARWLHIGMGAVHVLRGDHAAALASLQRSVDCAPALVGPTLYGVRGEAHRLRGDLRAAAEDLARTCRDTPSRVSAWVNLALTEDDLGRAEARDAAFQELSRRAPWLVADAAEEALGLVLPALDDHDARRATLEHARRMLRGNRSSSCVTYFTREGELRTVFALDEPGRTYPRSELDGVGDRGVQGSGQTRGRD, from the coding sequence GTGACCACCTTCGAGGGGCGGAAAGGGGCCTGGGAAGCGCTGCGGCGTCACGATCCCGCAAAGGCCCGCGACGCGACGCAGGCGCTCGACGCCGCGCGCCTCGCGTTTCGCCTCGGCGATCGGCGCCTCGTCGACGCGTGGATCGGTCGCGCCCTCGCGCTCGCGTCGGCCGAGGGCCCCGCGCACGCGGCGAAGGTGCACCTCGCCGCGGCGAGCCTCGATCAAAGGGCGGGGCGGTTCTCCGGCTGCCTCCGGCACCTCGAACGAGCCCTCGCGCTCGCGCCCGAGGACCCGGCGCTGCGCGAACGCGGGGCCGAGCTCCTGCGCGCGTTCGGCGCGCCCGCCGACAAACGTTTTTCATGCAATTACATTACATCGGAACCCGACGCGCGGGGCGCCGAAGCCGACGCCCTTCTGCGCCGCGCCCGGGAGAAGAGCGCGAGCGGCGATCCCCGCGGCGCGATCCGCGATCTGCTCGCGGCCAAGCACATCGCCGACGAGCCCCGGAGCTTCGTCATCGACCTCGAGCTCGTCGCGCTCGGGCGACGGCATTTCGGGTTCCTCGACGTCGAGGCGCTCACCACGCTCGGGCGTGGCCCAGACAAACCAAGCCCACGAGCGGCGATCGAGCGGGCGCTCCATCGTCGCTTCGTGGCCCCCGCCCTCGATCACGCCGCGCGAATCGCGAATCGCGCCTGGGACGGGCTCCCGGAGGCCGCGCTCGCGCCGCTCCGGCGCGGGCTCGGAGACACGTTTCGCGAGGAAGAGGGCGAGCTCCCCGCGCCGCGCGACGGCCGACTCCGCCTCCTCGCGCGCCTCTTCCCCGAGGCGATCCTCGCGCGGCTCGGCGAGGGCCGCCCGATTCCGATCCGCAGCTCGGCGCGGCACCGCGCCAAGGTCTTGCAATGGTCGATCCGCGGCAGGCCCGCCGCGGAGGTGCTCGGCGAATTCGACGCCATTCTGCGGGATCATCCGCGCTCGCACCACCCCCACGCTTACCGGGGCGAGCTCTTGCTCTGGCTCGGGCGCACGGACGAGGCCGAGGAGGATTTCCGCCGGGGCCTTTTGATCCAGCCGCGCGCCCGGTGGCTCCATATCGGCATGGGCGCCGTGCACGTCCTGCGAGGTGATCACGCCGCGGCGCTCGCGAGCCTGCAGCGCAGCGTCGATTGCGCCCCCGCGCTCGTCGGCCCCACGCTCTACGGGGTCCGCGGCGAGGCCCATCGATTGCGCGGCGATCTGCGCGCGGCCGCGGAGGACCTCGCGCGCACCTGCCGCGACACGCCCTCGCGCGTGAGCGCCTGGGTGAACCTCGCGCTCACCGAAGACGACCTCGGCCGCGCCGAGGCGCGCGACGCCGCCTTCCAGGAGCTCTCGCGCCGCGCGCCGTGGCTCGTCGCGGACGCCGCCGAGGAGGCGCTCGGCCTCGTTTTGCCGGCCCTCGACGACCACGACGCCCGCCGCGCCACGCTGGAGCACGCGCGGCGGATGCTCCGCGGCAATCGCTCCTCGTCCTGCGTCACCTATTTCACGCGAGAGGGCGAGCTCCGCACGGTGTTTGCCCTGGATGAGCCGGGACGAACGTACCCGCGGAGCGAGCTCGACGGCGTGGGGGACCGGGGCGTCCAGGGAAGTGGACAAACCCGCGGGCGGGATTAG
- a CDS encoding serine hydrolase domain-containing protein — protein sequence MVLVRRIVPLALLLASGCGSPKPPDVAKAEGPDMLFARQVMQPPVFVDPQRKEKLAAAFPGIEKYVADEMTLRGLPGVAVGIVIDGELVFAKGFGLADVEAKTPVDRDSVFRIASMTKSFTALAILRLRDEGKLSLDDPAAKYVPELANLAYPTRDAAPITIRNLLGHGAGFPEDNPWGDRQLGMPEAEFSRLLREGLPFSTSPGSTFEYSNLGFAILGRIVTNASGMEYADYLRTRILAPLGMNHTALDERMVEKGRVARGYRREGEKLAPEPSLPHGAFGAMGGLHASLADMARYVAFHLSAWPPRDEREAGPVRRSTLREMHSIGRATGLWASPGLGDEPPSVRAAGYTFGLGTFETCDLARGVGHTGGLPGYGSVMQWLPDHGVGVIALSNLTYAPMWRVAREVLRRLHATGALVPRAFVPSAALVAAKEAAVGLVARWSDAEADRVFADSLWLDKPRESWKAELDALRAAHGACREEGTIVAENALRGALRLGCERGFIGVSLTLAPTRPPRIQHLEFHGVLPPPSALASGGDKLVRLLHRWDDAAAAELFDEGVDLGQMKASLTRLKEVRGACQIGEPIAGDGATRASFRLSCERYPVAVEITRRAGAEKLDAARFFAVPGEAGRCAQ from the coding sequence ATGGTGCTCGTCCGCCGCATTGTTCCCCTCGCTCTGCTCCTCGCTTCGGGGTGTGGATCCCCGAAGCCGCCCGACGTCGCGAAGGCCGAGGGCCCCGACATGCTGTTCGCGCGCCAGGTGATGCAGCCGCCGGTGTTCGTCGATCCGCAGCGCAAAGAGAAGCTCGCGGCGGCATTTCCCGGGATCGAGAAGTACGTCGCGGACGAGATGACCCTTCGGGGTTTGCCCGGCGTGGCCGTGGGGATCGTGATCGACGGCGAGCTCGTGTTTGCCAAGGGGTTCGGCCTGGCCGACGTCGAGGCGAAGACGCCCGTCGATCGGGACTCGGTGTTCCGTATCGCGTCGATGACGAAGAGCTTCACGGCGCTCGCCATCTTGCGGCTCCGGGACGAGGGCAAGCTCTCGCTCGACGATCCGGCCGCGAAATACGTCCCCGAGCTCGCGAACCTCGCATATCCCACGCGCGACGCGGCGCCGATCACGATAAGGAACCTCCTCGGCCACGGCGCCGGGTTCCCCGAGGACAACCCCTGGGGCGACCGGCAGCTCGGCATGCCCGAGGCCGAGTTTTCCCGATTGCTGCGTGAAGGTTTGCCCTTCTCGACGTCCCCCGGCTCGACGTTCGAGTATTCGAACCTCGGCTTCGCGATCCTCGGGCGTATCGTCACGAACGCCTCGGGGATGGAGTATGCGGATTACCTGCGGACGCGGATCCTCGCGCCGCTCGGGATGAACCACACGGCGCTCGACGAGCGGATGGTCGAGAAAGGCCGCGTCGCGCGGGGGTATCGGAGGGAGGGCGAAAAGCTGGCGCCGGAGCCGAGCCTGCCGCACGGGGCGTTCGGGGCCATGGGCGGGCTGCATGCGTCGCTCGCCGACATGGCGCGGTACGTGGCATTTCACCTCTCGGCGTGGCCTCCGCGCGACGAGCGGGAGGCAGGGCCGGTCCGGAGGAGCACGCTGCGCGAGATGCACTCGATCGGCCGCGCGACGGGGCTCTGGGCCTCGCCGGGGCTCGGGGACGAGCCGCCGTCCGTGCGCGCCGCGGGATACACCTTCGGGCTCGGGACCTTCGAGACGTGCGATCTCGCGCGAGGGGTCGGGCACACGGGGGGTTTGCCCGGGTATGGTTCGGTCATGCAATGGCTCCCGGACCACGGCGTCGGCGTGATCGCCCTGTCCAATCTCACGTACGCGCCCATGTGGCGGGTCGCGCGGGAGGTGCTCCGGCGCCTGCACGCGACGGGCGCGCTCGTGCCGCGCGCCTTCGTTCCCTCGGCGGCGCTCGTGGCCGCGAAGGAGGCGGCGGTCGGGCTCGTCGCGAGATGGAGCGACGCGGAGGCGGACCGCGTATTCGCGGATTCGCTCTGGCTCGACAAACCACGCGAGTCGTGGAAGGCCGAGCTCGACGCGCTCCGCGCGGCGCACGGCGCTTGCCGGGAGGAGGGGACGATCGTGGCGGAGAACGCGCTCCGAGGCGCGCTCCGTCTCGGCTGCGAGCGCGGGTTCATCGGCGTGTCGCTCACGCTGGCGCCGACCAGGCCGCCGCGAATCCAGCACCTCGAGTTTCACGGCGTCCTGCCGCCGCCGAGCGCGCTCGCCTCCGGCGGCGACAAACTCGTCCGGCTCCTGCATCGATGGGACGACGCGGCGGCGGCCGAGCTCTTCGACGAGGGGGTGGACCTCGGGCAGATGAAGGCGTCGCTCACCCGATTGAAGGAGGTCCGCGGGGCCTGCCAGATCGGTGAGCCGATCGCGGGCGACGGCGCGACGCGGGCGAGCTTCCGCCTCTCGTGCGAGAGATACCCGGTGGCCGTGGAGATCACGCGGAGAGCAGGCGCGGAGAAGCTCGACGCCGCGCGATTCTTCGCCGTGCCCGGCGAGGCCGGAAGGTGCGCGCAGTAG
- a CDS encoding HmuY family protein, translated as MNRSLFAASLLFVLCACSEEVGKPPTTVDPRDGDPGATLEVPVPAEGRVFVSLENPEIVTPADDGSSSSDWDLAFEKYDVFTNSGASGPGEGGAFGPLDASTYDEGIAPAIPFLTKDESGGAFRDFWAYDPTAHVLWVRYHVFGVRDGDKQWKVQILGYYAEQQGAPVAAIYRLRWAEVTSAGVGATQSLADLDGTAGGSQAPEDVASECIDLGTGARTKHTPAEALAANDWHLCFRRASIRVNGELGGPRGVTAVDLHASETKGETLDVVKTRTDETELARFDAIGYAEMSDPKLVWRGDRVFSAFTEYWLDREASAPAPANFSWLVQSAADGASRYLLVFDRFDGATADGPGKIVLRVKPEGLPQE; from the coding sequence ATGAATCGATCCCTTTTTGCCGCGTCTCTTCTCTTCGTCCTTTGCGCCTGCAGCGAGGAGGTGGGCAAACCCCCGACCACCGTCGATCCACGAGATGGCGACCCCGGCGCGACGCTCGAGGTCCCCGTGCCCGCCGAAGGGCGCGTGTTCGTGTCGCTCGAAAACCCCGAAATCGTCACGCCCGCAGACGACGGCTCGTCCTCGTCAGACTGGGACCTCGCGTTCGAGAAATACGACGTCTTCACGAACAGCGGCGCGTCCGGGCCCGGGGAGGGCGGGGCGTTCGGGCCGCTCGACGCTTCGACCTACGACGAGGGGATCGCGCCGGCGATCCCCTTCCTGACGAAGGACGAATCGGGCGGCGCGTTCCGCGATTTCTGGGCGTACGACCCGACCGCCCACGTGCTCTGGGTGCGTTATCACGTCTTCGGCGTGCGCGACGGTGACAAGCAGTGGAAGGTGCAGATCCTCGGGTATTACGCCGAGCAACAAGGCGCGCCCGTGGCTGCGATCTACCGGCTGCGCTGGGCCGAGGTGACGTCCGCCGGCGTGGGCGCCACGCAATCGCTCGCAGACCTCGACGGGACCGCGGGAGGCTCGCAGGCGCCCGAGGACGTGGCCAGCGAATGCATCGATCTCGGCACGGGCGCGCGCACGAAACATACACCTGCCGAGGCGCTCGCGGCGAACGACTGGCATCTCTGCTTCCGCCGCGCCTCGATCCGCGTCAATGGCGAGCTCGGCGGCCCGCGCGGGGTGACCGCGGTCGATCTGCACGCGAGCGAGACAAAAGGCGAGACGCTCGACGTCGTGAAGACGCGCACGGACGAGACGGAGCTCGCGCGGTTCGACGCGATCGGATATGCCGAGATGTCCGATCCCAAGCTCGTATGGCGCGGCGATCGGGTCTTCAGCGCCTTCACGGAGTACTGGCTCGATCGGGAGGCGAGCGCGCCCGCGCCGGCGAATTTCTCGTGGCTCGTGCAGTCGGCCGCGGACGGCGCTTCGCGATATCTCCTGGTGTTCGACCGATTCGACGGCGCGACCGCGGACGGGCCCGGCAAGATCGTCCTGCGCGTCAAGCCCGAGGGGCTCCCGCAAGAGTAG
- a CDS encoding DNA alkylation repair protein, with amino-acid sequence MDLDTVLSTLREKGKPNTAKIYARHGVKDPTFGVSYGDLEKLVKAIRTDHVLACGLWATGNHDARVLATKIADPEAFSTDELDAWLAVALDYVIEGAVATLAARRKDALVIGLRWIDLPGEFASTAGWFVLSGVAARGDLPEKVATRLLDRIQKKIHGAQNRTRYGMNGALIAIGGYIEPLREKALEVARAIGKVEVDHGETNCKTPDAAEYITKMVAHQAKRAGAATKKAGAKKAPAKKAQARPSARATTR; translated from the coding sequence ATGGATCTCGACACCGTCCTTTCGACCCTGCGCGAGAAGGGCAAGCCCAATACGGCCAAGATCTACGCCCGCCACGGCGTGAAGGACCCGACGTTCGGCGTCTCGTACGGAGACCTCGAGAAGCTCGTCAAGGCCATTCGAACGGACCACGTCCTCGCGTGTGGGCTCTGGGCGACCGGGAACCACGACGCGCGCGTGCTCGCCACGAAGATCGCCGACCCGGAGGCGTTCAGCACCGATGAGCTCGACGCCTGGCTCGCCGTGGCCCTGGATTACGTGATCGAGGGCGCCGTGGCCACGCTCGCCGCGCGCCGCAAGGACGCGCTCGTGATCGGGCTGCGCTGGATCGACCTTCCGGGCGAGTTCGCGAGCACGGCCGGGTGGTTCGTCCTCTCCGGCGTCGCCGCGCGGGGCGATCTGCCCGAGAAAGTGGCCACGCGCCTCCTCGATCGGATCCAGAAGAAGATCCACGGCGCGCAGAATCGAACGCGGTATGGCATGAATGGCGCCCTCATCGCGATCGGCGGGTACATCGAGCCGCTTCGCGAAAAGGCGCTCGAGGTCGCGCGCGCCATCGGCAAGGTCGAGGTCGATCACGGCGAGACGAACTGCAAGACCCCGGACGCCGCCGAATACATCACGAAGATGGTCGCGCACCAGGCGAAACGCGCGGGCGCAGCCACGAAGAAGGCCGGCGCGAAGAAGGCGCCCGCGAAGAAAGCTCAAGCGCGGCCGAGCGCGCGAGCGACGACCCGGTAG
- a CDS encoding mismatch-specific DNA-glycosylase, with product MPSPKGTTPDILAPGLDALFIGINPGLLSAQKGHNFANPANAFWRLLYESGLVPSRIVPEEEHRLLDHGLGLTNLCARATRGVMDLGREDYEAGRRILTTKIHQIRPRMVVFVGITVCRSYFAKKASEPIPCGEQKEQLLGARVFVVPNPSGRNAHFSYAEMLEHYRVVARALGRA from the coding sequence ATGCCCTCGCCGAAAGGAACCACGCCCGACATCCTCGCCCCGGGGCTCGACGCCCTGTTCATCGGGATCAACCCGGGGCTGCTCTCGGCGCAGAAGGGGCACAACTTCGCCAACCCGGCGAACGCGTTCTGGAGGCTGCTGTACGAGAGCGGCCTCGTCCCTTCGCGCATCGTCCCCGAAGAGGAGCACCGCCTGCTCGACCACGGCCTCGGCCTGACGAACCTCTGCGCCCGCGCGACGCGTGGCGTGATGGACCTCGGGCGCGAGGACTACGAGGCGGGCCGGCGAATCCTCACCACGAAGATCCACCAAATACGCCCCCGCATGGTGGTCTTCGTGGGCATCACGGTTTGTCGGAGTTATTTCGCCAAGAAGGCCTCGGAGCCCATCCCCTGCGGCGAGCAGAAGGAGCAGCTCCTCGGCGCGCGGGTCTTCGTGGTGCCGAACCCGAGCGGGCGCAATGCGCATTTTTCGTACGCCGAGATGCTCGAGCACTACCGGGTCGTCGCTCGCGCGCTCGGCCGCGCTTGA